Within the Acidipropionibacterium acidipropionici genome, the region GTGTCGCTGATCACCGGTTCGGCCAGCACGCCGATCCGCAGCTTCCCGACCGGGTGCTCGCAGGCGCTCAGGTAGCTGCCCGCGGGAGCCGGCGCCGGATACGGGTCCCCCGGCCAGCCGACCGACAGGATGTCGAGTGCGGCGGCGGTGTCGCGGACGGTGCGGGAGAGCACCCCGGCCGATCCCAACCCGGGCCCGTCGATGGCGTAGGGGCCGGTGGAGACCCGTCCGCGGCTGGGTTTGAGCCCCACCAGGCCGCAGCAGCTCGCCGGGATGCGGATCGATCCGCCGCCGTCGGATCCCTGGGCGATGGGCACCTGGCCGGCGGCCACGGATGCCGCCGCGCCACCCGAGGAGCCGCCGGCCGTCCGGGTCGGATCCCACGGGGTGACGGCGGGGTCGTGGCCCTCGGGCTCGGTGTAGCAGGGCAGGCCGAACTCGGGGGTCGACGTCTTGCCGATCGCCACCGTGCCGGCCTCCTTGAGCCTGGTGACGACGCCGTCGTCCCAGGTGGCCAGGTGCCCGCGGAGGGCCGCTGATCCGCCCTCCATCGGCATGCCGTCGGCGGAGTTGAGGTCCTTGATGGGGCATGGGACGCCGAAGAGCGGGCCGGGGGCGAAGTCCGGGTCGGCGAGTTGACGCTGAAGCTCCTCGGCGCGAGCCATCGCGCCCTCGTCGTCGATGTGCACCCAGGCGCCGAAGCTGTCGGCATGAGCGCGGTCCAGGGCATCGGCCACGACCTCCGGCACCGTCACCTCCCCCGCGACGATCCGCGCCGAGAGGTCGAGTCCGCTCATCTGTTCAAGCCCGCTCGTCGGCGTCATGTGAGCCTCCCTGCTCCTGAGCACGGGCCGGAGGCCCGGGTGATGAGGGAAGGCTACGCGCCGGGCGGCCGGGACCCAGAGATGACGACTCGTGTCGGATCCGCTAGAGTTCATCAGGTCGGCAACGACATGCGGGCGTAGCTCAATGGTAGAGCGCCAGCTTCCCAAGCTGGACACGCGGGTTCGATTCCCGTCGCCCGCTCCACACGAGAAACCCCTTGCCAGCACGGGCTTGGCAGGGGTTCTTCAGTACCAGTGCCGGTTCAGGAATCCTGAGTTCACCCTCAATGCGGGATCACTCTCCCCACTCATGGGTGAGAGCGAGCAGCCGGTCGCGCAACGCCTCCGTACGGCCCGGAGGATACGGATCCCCCCATTCCACAGTGGCCCAGACGCCATCGGCGGCGGCAATGACCAGGTCTCGTGTCAACTCGGGAAGCCCGTCAGTGGCCAAGGCATCCTTCCACCACCGGCTGTCCGCGCGCCAGATCTCATGAACCTCCGCCACAGTGCCCAGAATCACCTCGAGGGCCTGACGCTCCTGGGCCAGCGTCTGGTCGGCCGCCGGATCCACACTGACGCGGACGTAGGCGCGTACCAGACGCCCCGGGCCGGCGTCGTCGGCCTCCACCCGCTCCTCGACCTCATGTCGGAACTCGTGGACCATCCGTACGGCCAGGGCCGTCACCAGGTCCTCCTTGCTCCCGAAGTGATAGATCAGCCCGCCTTTCGAGACCCCCGCCTCACTGGCCACCCGCGCCAGAGTCACCTGGAGCCCGTCTGTGAGGAAGAGCCGTCGGGCGGCCTCCAGGATGGCATCACGCGTGTCCTCCGGGCTCCGGCCCTTGGTGCGGCCCATACCCGCCACCTCCACTCATCGCTGCTGCTGGAACTATACCGTCCGGTTGGTACAGTTTCGGTCATGTCCGTGACTCCCGCCGAGACCTCGCCCCTCTCCTCCCGTCGCCGCTGGGCCACTCTGCCCATCCTCACGCTCGCCGTCCTGCTGCTGGCCATCGACTCGACCGTTCTGGCGGTCGCGATACCCGCGCTGGCCGAGGGATTGGGTGCGAACGGCACCGAGGTGCTCTGGATCGGAGACATCTACAGCCTGGGCGTCGCCGGATTCCTGGTGGTGATGGGCAACCTCGGCGACCGGATCGGCCGCAAGCGCCTGCTCCTGACCGGCGCCACCCTGTTCGGTCTGGCGTCGGTGCTGGGCGCGTGCTCGCAGTCTCCGCAGATGCTCATCGTCGCCAGGCTGATCATGGGAATCTCAGGGGCAACGCTGATGCCCTCCACACTGTCCCTGATCCGCAACATCTTCAGTGACCGGCGGGAACGCACCCTCGCCATCTCCATCTGGTCTGCGGCAGCCGGAGGCGGGTCCGCGCTGGGGCCGCTGCTCGGCGGCTTCCTTCTTGAGCACTTCTGGTGGGGATCTGTCTTCCTCATCAACGTGCCGGTGATGGTAATGCTGGTCGTCGGAGGACTCCTGCTCCTGCCCGAGTCCAGGGATCCGCACCCCGGCCGGTTCGACCTGATCTCGGCCGTCCTGTCCCTGACAGCGATCATGCCGATCGTCTACGCGATCAAGCACCTGGCCCAGTTCGGGGTCGACCCGACGGGATTCGTGACACTGCTCGTCGGGGTGGTGCTGGCATTGGCATTCGTGCACCGCCAGCGGCATCTCCGGACGCCGTTGATCGACATCGACCTGTTCCGGAACCGTGCCTTCACCGGAAGCGTGCTGGCGAACTTCATCGCGATGTTCGCGCTGGTGGGACTGCTGTACTTCTACTCGCAGTACCTCCAGCTGGCCCGCGGTTTCACACCTCTCCAGGCCGGAATGGCCGAACTGCCGACCACGGTCGCCTCGGTGGCCGTGGTCTTCCTCGTCACCCGGGTGCTCGCGCGTCTGGGCGAGGGCCACACGATCGGGTTCGGCCTGGTGCTGGCCGCGCTCGGCCTGGCCGGTGTCGCGGTCGCCGAGGGGGCGTCGAGCTTCGTGTGGCTGGCGATGGCGCTGATACCGGTGGGGCTGGGCGTGGGATTGTCCCAGACAGTGGCCACCGACGCGATCGTCTCGGCGGTGCCGGCCCATAAGGCGGGGGCAGCGTCGGCCATCTCGGAGACCTCCTACGAGCTGGGAGCCGCTCTGGGCATCGCGATCCTCGGATCGCTGGTCAACGTCGTCTACCGCGTCAATCTGACGCCCGGAGCGGTGGGCGCCGATCAGCAGGACGCCGTCTCCGACTCCCTGGCCAGTGCTCTCCATGTGCTGGACGCCGACTCCCCCGCGGCGCAGATGGCTCGGGACGCGTTCACCAGCGGCATGCAGGTCACCGCCTCAGTCGCAGCTCTCATCACGACCGCTGCCGCTGTGATCGCGTGGCGCCTGGTGCCCTCGGCACGGCGGTGACCACCGGCCGGGTCAATCCACGGTGTGAAATCCGAGGTCGGGCCCGTCAGCTCCCGGACGATCCATCTTCCAGAGCGTGGATTCACCAGTGGTGCCCACGTCCGTGAGCCACCACGTCGTGTCGGGATCCCAACCACCCAGCACCGCCGAGTGCGTGCCGCTGACCGGGAGCGCACGCCCGGCAGTGGTCAGGTAGCCGCGCACCGTGAGGTGGACGGCGTCGATTCCCGATTCGGCCACCGCCGACCAGTCAGGCAGTGTCCAAGGGCCAGCACAGCCCGTTGCCGCGGGCCAGACCCCGTCACGGGACATGGTGACGTCGAGGGGAAACTCCCGGCAGAGCCGGGCCCAGTCCTCGGGCCCGCTGATCTCGAGGACCCGCGGGGTCGTCGGTGGGTCGATGCGTGTCGCGACCTGGTACTGGGGATCTGTGCCGTCCTCCTCGACCCACATCCCGACCGGGCCGAGGCCGTCCAGGTATCGGGTCGAGTGGCTGAGCCGGTGAGGTGGAGTGGACCACCACTGTCCGACCAGTTCCTCGGAGGCTCGCAGTATCTCTGCGGCGTTCTCGGCCGGCGGCTCTGCTCCTGCCCCGGGCTCAGCGGAACGCGACTCCTGAACGCTCCATTGCGAGCACAGGTCAGCGGGGCCGTCCCACCATTGCGCCGCGGCAGCCGCAACGAGCGCCTCCGCAATCGGCCTCAGAGATGCGCGGACGGGGTCTGTCGCGGCGAGGGCATCCTCTCCCCACGGAGCCTGCCAATACATCGCGAAGGAGGCTGTGTCGGCCAGGAGCGTCAATGCCTCGCGATGCGTCGGTTCACGCACCTGCAACTGCATGATGCGCCGTGCGATGTCGACGGGGGTGGGCAGAGTCCCCGAACCCGGGCGCGGCGAAACCCTTGTGGAAAGGGGAAATGTGGTCGTCACCGGCTCCTCGAAAGGCCCGGCCGCACGATTGATGTCACTCTCGAGAGATCCGAACCCCTCCTGGGCCTGCTCCTCGGCAAGCCAGTAGACCCACTGCAGGCAGAGGCGTCGCCCCCTCGGCCCGACCAGAAGCTCTTCGACGTCCATGACCCCGACCCCTTTCAGAACGCGCTACGGGCGGTGCGACGGAGCGCCTCGACCTGACGGTCAAAGCCGGACCGGCCCGTTGGGGTCAGGGACAACCAGACGGCCTTCCGCCGGTCGGACACCTGATCCAGGGCCGCTCCCGAGCTGCCCACATAGCTCGCATCGATCAGGGCCTTCACAGCCGCGAGCAACGGGCCCGCGGGAACGTTCAACGTGTCGAGCAGCGCCCGGAACTCGACTTCGTCGGCGCGTCTGAGGAGCCCGCATACCCGCAGGCGGATCGGCTCCTGAAGGATTGGATCAAGCTGAGGTTCAGGCACGGCTGATCCTTCGGGCGGTGGCGCGGTCTACGGCAATCATCAGGGCGATCGTCGTCAGAAAGGCGAGGGCGCACAGCCCGGCTGCCGCCCCCACGTGGATGTCACCGACCGCGTCGAGGGAGGCGTTGACGATCAGGCCGAATGTCACCCCGAAGAGGACGACGGCGAAGGTTCCGCCCGACGTCATTCTTCAGGATCGGACGCCGATGCGCCGGTTACCGAGGAACCCGACCAGGAGAATGAGCGCCATTGTCGGCAGGAAGGCGCCGAACCTGTCGCGCGCGAGATCGATACTCTGGACGCCCTGCATCTCACCTTTCGCCAACTGCGCAACCAAGGTGGCCATGATGATTCCGAGCGCGCACCTGATCGGCCATGGCGTGCGGAACCTGGCCGACAGCCGTTGACGATCGGCCACAAGCAGGGAGAGCTGCTCAGCGGCTCGCGCAGGAGTGAGGTCTCCGCTGTCGGCATCCACGGCATCCAGTCAAACACTGCCGCGCATGCCGCGATTCACCGGGGTGATGGCGAACCCCCAGTCGCAACCTGTAGACCCCGACAATGCTCAGGCTGACGAAGCCTCATCGTCGCCGCGAGCCCCTTCCGAAAAACGATGGAGCAATGACCCCACCGTTCCGAAGATGATGCCGAGTCCCAGCGGCATGAGGAAGATGTCGAACCCACCCTGCTCCTGCCGGGCGAAATAGAGCCCGTACCACGCGACGATTCCGACGCCGGGAATGAAGTGGATCCAGGCGATGGCTGCCTTCGCGGCATCGACGAGGGGACGCCAGATGAGTGCAATGACCCCTGACAGGGCATACACCACGAATGAGAACACCATGACATCGGACTCAGGATCAGAGCCTGCAGTTCGGGCTCGGTACATGTACCCCGCCATCCCGACAAGCCCGGACATCACCGCCAATGGGATCTCCACGACCGGGAAACGCGTCGCATTGAACAAGCGCCCGGAATTCACCATGCAGCCCCTCCCCCATGGCGGATTCCCCCAGGGCAGATTCTCAGTCTCGTGGCGCGGTCGGCGGAACCACGCATCGCGACCGTCATCAAGAGCACCCACCTCCCTTTGCCGACGCCCTTGCCACCAGTCAAACACGATCCCACGAGACACGATGCACCGGGGCGACCGGCCCACCGAGGGATCTGTGACTTGAATGACGGATCGGAGCCCAGCACGATTCAGGTGGAGCGACCTTTCACGTCGGCTCCCGGGAGTCGGCGACCGGCTCCAGATGGTCGTCGATTCAGGAGGCGTGATCGTGCAGGGTCTGGGAACCGTGGGATTCATCGGGGTGGGTGCCATCGCCACGGCCATGACCGACGGCCTGCTGGCCGGCGACGACGGCCCCTCCCGGGTGGTGCTCTCGCCGCGCGGGGCCCGCAACGCCGCTCAGCTCTCCGCCCGCCACCGGCACGTCAGCGTCGCGGCGTCCAACCAGGAGGTCGCCGCCGGAGCCGACATCCTCGTCCTGTCGGTGCTTCCCGGCCAGCTCCATGACGCCGTCGCCGGCCTGCGTCTCCACGACGGGCAGGTCCTGGTCAGCGTGCTGGCTGGCGTCAGTCTCCACGAGATCCGCGAGGCCCTGGACACCGACCTCCCGATCGTCCGCACCATCCCCCTGCCGCCGGTGGCGCAACGCGGAGCCGTCACGGTGATGACCGAGGCCCCCGGCGTCGTCACACAGATGTTCGACCTGCTCGGCGGCTGCCTTCCGGTGCCCGACGAGGCGCAGCTGTCGGTCTTCTCGGCGATGACGGGATCCTTCACCGGGCTGCTCCAGTATGTGGCGACGCTGAGCCACTGGGCCGGCTCCCAGGGCGTGCCCGTCGCCGATGCTGAGCGGTTCATCAGGGGCGCCGTGGCCGGCCTGGCACCCGGCCTACGCGACTCGCAGACGTCGATGGATCAGCTGATCCGTGCTCACGAGACCCCCGGCGGCCTCAACGAGCAGTTGCGCCGGGAGTTCTTCGACGATCGCACCACTGCCGCCCTGCAGTCGGCTCTGGACAACCTGCTGCACGTCGTCACCAGGTGAGACCGGGTCCCCGCCGCAAGATCCCGGGTCACCACGGAGCTATTCGGAGATGCTCAGAACGCCAGCGCCCGTCATGTCTCCGTGCCCCAGGTGCCTGAGGGCCTCGTCGGCCCTCTCGAGCGGGTACGGCGTGACCTTCGGGTCGATGTCGAGCCGGTCGGCGAGGGTGAGGAACTCCTCGCCGTCGCGACGAGTGTTCGACTCGACGCTGGTCAGCCTCTTCTCATGGAACAGGTGGTTCTGGTAGTCCAGCGGCGGGACGTCGCTCATGTGGATGCCGGCCAGCGCCAGTGTTCCACCCGGGGCCAGGTTCTCCAGCGCGCGAGGAACGATCTGCCCGGCCGGGGCGAAGATGATGGCCGAGTCCAGCGGCACCAGTGCCGGGTCGCCACTGCCGCCGGCCGATGCGGCGCCCAGCTCGAGCGCGAACGTACGGGCCCGGGCCCCGCGTGTGAAGACGTGGACCTCCACGCCCTGGGCCAGCGCGATCTGCGCGGTGATGTGCGCCGAACCGCCGAATCCGTAGAGCCCGAGCCGGCCCCCGGCGGGCACCTCGGCACGGCGCAGGGCCCGGTACCCGATGATCCCGGCGCACAGCAGAGGGGCGGCGGTCGCCGGGTCGTAACGGTCGGGGATGCGGTAGGCGAACCCCTCGGGGACGGTCGCGTATTCGGCGTAGCCGCCGTCGTGATCCCACCCGGTGTAGCTGGACCGGGAGCACAGGTTCTCCCGGCCCGACCGGCAGTAGGAGCAGACGCCACCGGTCCTGCGCAGCCACGGGATGCCGATCCGGTCGCCCGGGGCGAACCGTCCGGTCCCCTTGCCGAAACCCACCACCCGTCCCACGATCTCGCGGCCGGGCGTCACGTGCGCCCGGTGCACCGGCAGGTCGCCCTCGGCCACGTGCAGATCGGTACGGCACACTCCGCAGGCCAGCACCTGGACGAGCACCTCCCCCGCCGCGGGCTCCGGGACCGGACGCTCCACCAACTGCAGCGGCGCCGGATCGGAGTCGATCGGCGCGGGATCAGTGACCTGCCATGACCGCATCATGCGCTCCCTCGTCATAGCGCCGACCGTAGTCCCCATCTGCCGGAGCCCGGCCCCACACGCCGCCGGCAACGTCACCCGACGCTAGGCTCGGAGGCGAGGCCCGGGGCGTCACCGTCGACGCCGGTCTGCACAATGGTCTGCACGGTGCAGAGGGCCGAGGCGACGAGCTGCGGAGGAGCATCGTGGACACCAGGACCGAAGAGGATCTGCTCGGGACCCGTGAGGTCCCCAATGACTGCTACTACGGCATTCACACCATCCGGGCGATGGAGAACTTCCAGATCTCCCGGAGCACCATCAACGACGAGCCCGAGTTCATCCGAGGCATGGTGCAGGTCAAGAAGGCCGCGGCGTTGGCCAACAAGCGGCTGCGCGCCCTTCCGGCTGATGTCGCCGACGCCATCATCGCGGCCTGCGACGCCATCCTGGAGGACGGCCGTTGCATGGACCAGTTCCCGACCGACGCCTTCCAGGGAGGGGCCGGCACGTCGATCAACATGAACACCAACGAGGTGGTCGCCAACCTCGCTCTGGAACTGCTGGGTTATCCCAAGGGCCGCTACGACGTCATCGATCCCAACGACCACGTCAACAAGTCCCAGTCGACCAACGACGCCTACCCCACCGGCTTCCGGATCGCCGCCTACTCCCTGGTGCGCGGCCTCATCCTGGCGGTGCGCAAGCTCAGCGATTCCCTCATGAACAAGGGCACCGAGTTCCGCGACGTGCTCAAGATGGGCCGCACCCAGCTGCAGGACGCCGTCCCCATGACGCTGGGCAGGGAGTTCCAGGGCTATGGGCACAACGTGGCCGAGGAGATCCGACGCCTGGAGGCCGCCGCCGCCCTCCTGGTGGAGGTGAACATGGGCGGCACCGCCATCGGCACCGGCCTCAACACGCCGCCCGGCTACGCCAAGGCGGCCGCCCAGATGCTGGCCGGGGTCACCGGCTTCCCCGTCGTCACGTCGACCGATCTGCTGGAGTCCAGCTACGACAACGGCGCCTATGTGGCCATCCACTCCGCGATCAAGCGCACCGCCGCGAAGCTCTCGAAGATCTGCAACGACCTGCGGCTGCTGTCCTCGGGCCCGCGGGCCGGACTCAACGAGATCAACCTGCCGGAACTCCAGGCGGGCTCCTCGATCATGCCCGCGAAGGTGAACCCGGTGATCCCCGAGGTGGTCAATCAGGTGTGCTTCAAGATCTTCGGCAACGACGTCGCGATCTGCTTCGCCGCCGAGGCGGGTCAGCTGGAGCTCAACGTCATGGAGCCGGCCCTCTCGCAGTCCCTCATGGAGTCGATCCACCTGCTCACCAACGCCTGCGACACCCTGCGCACCAAGTGCATCCGGGGCATCACCGCCAACCCCGAGCGCACCCGCAACGACGTCATGAACTCGATCGGCATCGTGACCTATCTCAACGACGTCATCGGCCACCACAACGGCGATCTGGTGGGCCGCGAGTGCGAGCGCACCGGACGCTCGGTGCGCGACGTCGTGGTCGACATGGGCTTCCTCACCGCGGAACGGGCCGACGCCATTCTCACCCCCGAGAACTTCCTGGCGCCCCACTACTCGGGTCGCTTCTACGAGGCCGGCGAGACGGGACTGCCGGCCCGGCGACCC harbors:
- a CDS encoding amidase, whose translation is MTPTSGLEQMSGLDLSARIVAGEVTVPEVVADALDRAHADSFGAWVHIDDEGAMARAEELQRQLADPDFAPGPLFGVPCPIKDLNSADGMPMEGGSAALRGHLATWDDGVVTRLKEAGTVAIGKTSTPEFGLPCYTEPEGHDPAVTPWDPTRTAGGSSGGAAASVAAGQVPIAQGSDGGGSIRIPASCCGLVGLKPSRGRVSTGPYAIDGPGLGSAGVLSRTVRDTAAALDILSVGWPGDPYPAPAPAGSYLSACEHPVGKLRIGVLAEPVISDTAIIHPAVTGALTRTVSLLTDLGHDVEPAPRPFTAEQWDSFKVVWAVGAASIQIPEDAEDQLRPLTRWLRDLGAGYSALELARAMDGIQQVTRRTAELWDDFDLVICPTLAQPPLPVGAIRDDDDPAADFDAQCEFTPWSSIWNLTGRPAISLPLRTARIDGVELPIGITVGAKMNDETLLLALSAQLEEAVGPTGPSVS
- a CDS encoding TetR/AcrR family transcriptional regulator; the protein is MGRTKGRSPEDTRDAILEAARRLFLTDGLQVTLARVASEAGVSKGGLIYHFGSKEDLVTALAVRMVHEFRHEVEERVEADDAGPGRLVRAYVRVSVDPAADQTLAQERQALEVILGTVAEVHEIWRADSRWWKDALATDGLPELTRDLVIAAADGVWATVEWGDPYPPGRTEALRDRLLALTHEWGE
- a CDS encoding MFS transporter: MSVTPAETSPLSSRRRWATLPILTLAVLLLAIDSTVLAVAIPALAEGLGANGTEVLWIGDIYSLGVAGFLVVMGNLGDRIGRKRLLLTGATLFGLASVLGACSQSPQMLIVARLIMGISGATLMPSTLSLIRNIFSDRRERTLAISIWSAAAGGGSALGPLLGGFLLEHFWWGSVFLINVPVMVMLVVGGLLLLPESRDPHPGRFDLISAVLSLTAIMPIVYAIKHLAQFGVDPTGFVTLLVGVVLALAFVHRQRHLRTPLIDIDLFRNRAFTGSVLANFIAMFALVGLLYFYSQYLQLARGFTPLQAGMAELPTTVASVAVVFLVTRVLARLGEGHTIGFGLVLAALGLAGVAVAEGASSFVWLAMALIPVGLGVGLSQTVATDAIVSAVPAHKAGAASAISETSYELGAALGIAILGSLVNVVYRVNLTPGAVGADQQDAVSDSLASALHVLDADSPAAQMARDAFTSGMQVTASVAALITTAAAVIAWRLVPSARR
- a CDS encoding transcriptional regulator produces the protein MPEPQLDPILQEPIRLRVCGLLRRADEVEFRALLDTLNVPAGPLLAAVKALIDASYVGSSGAALDQVSDRRKAVWLSLTPTGRSGFDRQVEALRRTARSAF
- a CDS encoding NAD(P)-binding domain-containing protein — protein: MIVQGLGTVGFIGVGAIATAMTDGLLAGDDGPSRVVLSPRGARNAAQLSARHRHVSVAASNQEVAAGADILVLSVLPGQLHDAVAGLRLHDGQVLVSVLAGVSLHEIREALDTDLPIVRTIPLPPVAQRGAVTVMTEAPGVVTQMFDLLGGCLPVPDEAQLSVFSAMTGSFTGLLQYVATLSHWAGSQGVPVADAERFIRGAVAGLAPGLRDSQTSMDQLIRAHETPGGLNEQLRREFFDDRTTAALQSALDNLLHVVTR
- a CDS encoding zinc-dependent alcohol dehydrogenase family protein, which translates into the protein MTRERMMRSWQVTDPAPIDSDPAPLQLVERPVPEPAAGEVLVQVLACGVCRTDLHVAEGDLPVHRAHVTPGREIVGRVVGFGKGTGRFAPGDRIGIPWLRRTGGVCSYCRSGRENLCSRSSYTGWDHDGGYAEYATVPEGFAYRIPDRYDPATAAPLLCAGIIGYRALRRAEVPAGGRLGLYGFGGSAHITAQIALAQGVEVHVFTRGARARTFALELGAASAGGSGDPALVPLDSAIIFAPAGQIVPRALENLAPGGTLALAGIHMSDVPPLDYQNHLFHEKRLTSVESNTRRDGEEFLTLADRLDIDPKVTPYPLERADEALRHLGHGDMTGAGVLSISE
- the aspA gene encoding aspartate ammonia-lyase, with the protein product MVDTRTEEDLLGTREVPNDCYYGIHTIRAMENFQISRSTINDEPEFIRGMVQVKKAAALANKRLRALPADVADAIIAACDAILEDGRCMDQFPTDAFQGGAGTSINMNTNEVVANLALELLGYPKGRYDVIDPNDHVNKSQSTNDAYPTGFRIAAYSLVRGLILAVRKLSDSLMNKGTEFRDVLKMGRTQLQDAVPMTLGREFQGYGHNVAEEIRRLEAAAALLVEVNMGGTAIGTGLNTPPGYAKAAAQMLAGVTGFPVVTSTDLLESSYDNGAYVAIHSAIKRTAAKLSKICNDLRLLSSGPRAGLNEINLPELQAGSSIMPAKVNPVIPEVVNQVCFKIFGNDVAICFAAEAGQLELNVMEPALSQSLMESIHLLTNACDTLRTKCIRGITANPERTRNDVMNSIGIVTYLNDVIGHHNGDLVGRECERTGRSVRDVVVDMGFLTAERADAILTPENFLAPHYSGRFYEAGETGLPARRP